A genomic stretch from Plasmodium cynomolgi strain B DNA, chromosome 8, whole genome shotgun sequence includes:
- a CDS encoding hypothetical protein (putative) codes for MGGHGGLNILPQKKWNVYRKDRQFKVNYDENKLIKEEEKKVRKKNEQAFENTISQLKQNVHQSSGHKGDACQNNNQNGGNHNFEHINLFAEEEKEINERNKKHEEFLIKKGHYIYNDKNFNGENCIYDKTSNAKIVSDFDKIKLSQNEWYLRRQSSIFANTNESKELKGGNRDDPFCDKAHQRQTDHLRRSDSSESDAHRHGKRLKDRDSKRNKEKEKKKKEKEKKKKKYDHIKKLIKYKKDKEKRERKKSRKSVVCKSEYLKERGAKSEVHQFNGKGGFSYIAIMHGSPVKGTGACRTV; via the exons ATGGGCGGCCACGGAGGGCTAAACATCCTGCCGCAGAAAAAGTGGAACGTTTACAGGAAGGATAGGCAGTTTAAAGTGAATTATGACGAAAACAAACTtataaaggaagaagaaaaaaaagtgagaaaaaaaaatgagcaggcATTTGAAAACACCATCAGTCAGCTGAAGCAGAATGTGCATCAGAGCAGCGGGCACAAAGGCGATGCCTGTCAAAACAACaaccaaaatggggggaaccATAACTTTGAACACATTAACCTATTTgcagaagaggaaaaagaaataaatgaaaggaacaaaaagcaTGAAGAATTTTTAATCAAAAAAGGACACTACATTtacaatgataaaaattttaatggaGAAAATTGTATCTATGACAAAACAAGTAATGCAAAAATTGTTTCAGattttgacaaaattaaGTTAAGTCAAAATGAGTGGTATTTGAGGAGACAGAGCAGCATTTTTGCGAACACGAATGAGTCGAAGGAGCTAAAGGGGGGGAATAGGGATGACCCTTTTTGTGACAAGGCCCACCAGAGACAAACTGACCATCTGCGGAGAAGCGACTCGTCAGAAAGTGACGCACATCGGCACGGGAAAAGGTTAAAAGATCGAGATAGCAAAAGGAacaaggaaaaggagaagaaaaagaaagagaaagagaaaaagaaaaagaagtatGACCATATCAAGAaacttataaaatataagaaagacaaggagaaaagggaaaggaagaaaagccGCAAAAG TGTTGTCTGCAAATCTGAATATCTCAAGGAAAGAGGCGCGAAAAGCGAAGTTCACCAGTTTAATGGCAAAGGGGGGTTCTCCTATATTGCCATAATGCATGGCAGTCCCGTGAAGGGTACCGGCGCATGTCGGACCGTTTGA
- a CDS encoding hypothetical protein (putative): MSSNCSQENEDEANIIDGRFQNLLKLKARNGVGGDFSNIKFSQNGQYKRYHDFYNNKNSLQHYLKKLKACRIDADELRNILEKRLTLDRENQMLKSIQDDDKKGFGSETNSSSSNHEGLHLYRKLNFLNKNNRSKSKNKNRKRKRINSKIDKKFIIKCRTCKYVNPNGFKMGDYYTCQNCGYNDFSVLRSTVVLIPYVYLNFDA, translated from the exons atgagttCAAATTGTTCACAGGAGAATGAG GACGAAGCAAATATAATAGACGGGAGGTTCCAAAATTTGCTAAAATTGAAGGCGCGAAATGGCGTC GGAGGGGATTTCTCGAACATAAAATTTAGCCAAAATGGCCAGTACAAGAGATACCATGACTTTTACAATAACAAAAACTCCCTTCAacattatttgaaaaaattaaaagcatgTAGAATAGACGCAGATGAACTTCGaaacattttggaaaaaagacTCACCCTAGATCGTGAGAATCAAATGCTTAAGTCAATACAGGACGATGATAAGAAAGGGTTTGGAAGTGAAACGAATTCCTCCTCGTCCAACCATGAAGGCTTACACCTTTACAGGaaacttaattttttgaacaaaaataatcgaaGCAAATCAAAGAATAAAAAcagaaagagaaagagaatTAACTccaaaattgacaaaaagtttattattaaatgcCGCACTTGTAAGTACGTTAACCCTAATGGTTTCAAGATGGGGGACTACTACACGTGCCAGAATTGTGGGTACAACGACTTTTCCGTGTTGCGGTCCA CAGTAGTATTGATTCCTTATGTATACTTAAATTTTGatgcataa
- a CDS encoding Ser/Thr protein phosphatase (putative) has product MTRGEEKKWIEQLRMNPPKLLDENDLRLVCQRVKEILVEENNVQAINPPVIICGDIHGQFFDLLELFDVGGDIMNNDYIFLGDYVDRGYNSVETFEYLLLLKLLFPKNITLLRGNHESRQITTVYGFYDECFKKYGNANAWKYCTDIFDYLTLAALVDNQIFCVHGGLSPEIKLIDQLRLINRVQEIPHEGAFGDIMWSDPDEVEDWVANPRGAGWLFGPKVTKKFNYINNLELIARAHQLAMEGYRYMFDDSTIITVWSAPNYCYRCGNVAAIMRIDENMNRQMLIFKDTPDSRNSIKNKATIPYFL; this is encoded by the coding sequence ATGACAagaggagaggaaaaaaaatggattgaACAACTGCGCATGAATCCACCCAAGCTTCTGGACGAAAATGACTTAAGGTTAGTCTGCCAAAGAGTGAAGGAAATCCTGGTGGAAGAGAACAATGTGCAGGCAATCAACCCCCCAGTTATAATATGTGGAGATATACACGGACAATTTTTTGACCTTTTAGAATTATTTGATGTAGGAGGAGACATCATGAATAACGACTATATATTTCTTGGAGACTACGTAGACAGGGGGTACAACAGCGTGGAGACATTTGAGTACCTATTGTTACTAAAGCTACTGTtcccaaaaaatataactctCTTGAGAGGGAACCACGAAAGTAGACAGATAACAACAGTGTATGGGTTCTACGATgaatgttttaaaaagtatGGGAATGCAAATGCATGGAAATATTGCACTGATATATTTGATTACTTAACATTAGCAGCTTTGGTGGataatcaaattttttgtgtgcatggGGGATTGTCTCCTGagataaaattaattgaCCAATTACGCTTAATTAATCGTGTGCAAGAAATTCCACACGAAGGTGCATTTGGTGACATTATGTGGTCAGATCCTGATGAAGTGGAAGACTGGGTTGCCAATCCTCGGGGTGCTGGTTGGCTCTTCGGCCCCAAAGTTACCAAAAAGTTTAATTACATTAACAATTTGGAGCTAATTGCTAGGGCACACCAGCTAGCTATGGAGGGCTATCGGTACATGTTTGATGATTCTACCATCATCACCGTGTGGTCTGCTCCCAACTACTGTTACCGCTGCGGAAATGTCGCTGCCATCATGCGCATCGacgaaaatatgaacagacAGATGCTCATATTTAAGGACACGCCTGACTCCCGCAACTCCATCAAGAACAAGGCCACCATTCCGTACTTCTTATAG
- a CDS encoding DER1-like protein (putative): MFLLRRLLALLCVIIVSVRHQHARVCSNKFAANVLNSGARVAEPPRRTTALKRDTTRKNGPFNRDKKQNATSQHGYYFTKEKNKIITESVKALFNLDYIENSYLYSYIKSFKRTPPLTKIYLLCTLFLSICMHANKNIYKLIVFDFGKIFYEGQAWRLITPYFYIGNLYLQYFLMFNYLHIYMSSVEIAHYKNPEDLLTFLTFGYLSNLLFTIIGSMYNENVLNLQWYVNKLWRVILLGGGKSTSTKADTDVRIAKEQYNHLGYVFSTYILYYWSRINEGTLINCFELFLIKAEYVPFFFIIQNVLLYNEFSLFEVASILSSYFFFTYEKNLQLNFVRRFNLALLKALRVYPMYEAYREEYE; this comes from the exons atgtttttgcTGCGCAGGTTACTCGCCCTTTTATGCGTAATAATCGTAAGTGTGAGGCACCAGCACGCGAGGGTTTGCTCGAACAAGTTTGCGGCGAACGTGCTGAACAGCGGCGCGCGTGTAGCGGAGCCACCCCGGAGAACGACGGCCCTGAAGAGGGACACGACAAGGAAAAATGGCCCCTTCAACAGGGACAAGAAGCAAAACGCGACATCACAACATGGGTACTACTTTActaaggagaaaaacaaaata ATTACTGAAAGTGTGAAGGCTCTGTTCAACTTAGACTACATAGAAAATAGCTATCTCTATTCCTACATCAAATCGTTTAAAAGGACCCCCCCCTTAACCAAAATTTACCTCCTGTGTACCTTGTTCTTGAGcatatgcatgcatgcaaataaaaatatatacaaattaatCGTGTTCGATTTTGGCAAAATATTCTACGAGGGTCAAGCGTGGAGACTAATTACTCCCTACTTTTATATAGGCAATTTGTACTTGCAATATTTTCTCATGTTTAACTATCTACACATCTATATGTCCTCGGTCGAAATTGCACACTACAAAAACCCGGAGGACTTGCTAACATTCCTGACCTTTGGTTATCTGTCTAACCttctttttacaataattGGAAGTATGTACAATGAAAACGTATTGAACCTTCAATGGTATGTGAATAAACTTTGGAGAGTTATTTTATTAGGAGGGGGAAAGAGTACTTCCACCAAGGCGGACACAGACGTACGTATAGCAAAAGAGCAGTATAACCACCTCGGTTATGTTTTCTCCACGTACATACTCTACTACTGGAGTCGGATCAACGAAGGCACTCTGATTAACTGCTTCGAGCTCTTCCTCATCAAGGCTGAgtatgtcccttttttttttatcatacagAATGTTTTACTATACAATGAATTTTCTCTCTTCGAAGTTGCATCTATTTTGtctagttattttttcttcacctatGAGAAGAATTTGCAGTTGAATTTTGTGCGCCGTTTTAACCTCGCCCTTCTCAAGGCGCTGCGTGTCTACCCTATGTACGAGGCCTACAGGGAAGAGTACGAGTAG
- a CDS encoding hypothetical protein (putative): protein MLESLCIDLINELFLTKYNFLLAMKLNSMLCAKCHCYAKKEVEKDVHEGESPSPAGSSTPVLHVQEKYNYANFCDLKRKEMRKKKIKKINFKMLRKYVGDLKERRGVDCLEGEKDQPPPLEKSRNKQKIDDRVRMLNDELSEYICKDFYTFVPLYNFEEEPLLSNKNRTNLLISKEKMKNISKNRKKIKGTLRGGYTKGPVLLSSKKLNTHYVNFLAKFRMLIKRVKQRNNGGDTIQGDDPKYTILKTLLYLKGGSVSSTTSCVSSRDGRGRELARGTTHRKDPSRDLLLLEGRSEGDHYELYKAISTIRFLRESLHILRMDVIYIFVFFASYVNGILARLQGGRSGAEVKW, encoded by the exons ATGTTGGAAAGCCTCTGCATCGATTTAATCAACGAGCTATtcttaacaaaatataattttctcctGGCGATGAAATTGAACAGTATGCTGTGTGCAAAATGCCATTGTTACGCAAAGAAGGAAGTAGAGAAGGATGTCCACGAGGGGGAGTCCCCATCACCTGCAGGAAGTTCTACTCCGGTGCTTCATGTGCAGGAGAAATACAACTACGCCAATTTTTGcgatttaaaaaggaaagaaatgaggaaaaaaaaaataaaaaaaataaatttcaaaatgttaAGAAAATATGTAGGGGATTTAAAGGAGCGCCGTGGAGTGGATTGTttggaaggagaaaaggaccAGCC TCCCCCACTCGAAAAATCACGAAACAAACAGAAAATTGACGACCGCGTGAGGATGCTAAATGATGAATTGAGCGAGTACATCTGCAAAGACttttacacatttgtgcCGCTATACAATTTTGAGGAAGAACCTCTACTCTCCAACAAAAACAGGACAAATCTTCTTAtcagtaaagaaaaaatgaaaaacatttcaaaaaacagaaaaaaaataaaaggtacaCTACGAGGGGGATACACCAAAGGACCTGTTCTTCTTTcgtccaaaaaattaaatacacATTATGTGAATTTTCTAGCCAAATTTCGAATGCTCATTAAACGGGTCAAGCAACGAAACAATGGAGGAGATACAATTCAGGGGGATGATCCCAAGTataccattttaaaaacacttttatatttaaaagggGGCTCTGTCAGTAGCACAACCAGTTGTGTGTCTAGCAGGGATGGCCGCGGGAGGGAACTGGCAAGAGGGACCACACACAGAAAGGATCCTTCCAGGGATTTACTACTCTTGGAGGGGCGAAGCGAAGGAGATCACTACGAACTGTACAAAGCCATTTCCACAATTCGCTTTTTGAGGGAAAGCCTGCATATCCTCCGGATGGACgtcatatacatttttgtctttttcgcGTCCTACGTGAATGGCATCTTGGCGAGGTTgcaaggggggagaagtggtgCGGAGGTGAAGTGGTGA